atgaggcagcagtgcccaggtgggcagcagagccaatggcatcctgggctggctcaggagcagtgtgggcagcaggacaagggaggttcttgtgcccctgtgctcagcactgctcaggccaccccttgagtgctgtgtccagttctgggctcctccgttgcagagagatgttgcagtgctggaaggtgtccacaggagggcgccaaagctggggaggggcctggagcacaccagagggaggctgtagccaggtggggttgggctctgctgccaggcacccagcaacagaacaaggggacacagtctcaagttgtgccaggggaggtctaggctggatgttaggagggcttcaatctctcttcaggtagccGTTGCtgacaatgagctctgccctgagcctcctctgctgcaggctgcacacccccagctccctcagcctctcctcacagggctgtgctccaggcccctccccagccttgctgcccttctccaaacaccttccagcacctcaacatcttctgaattgaggagccagaactggccagagcactcaaggtgtggcctgagcagtgctgagcacaggggaggaaatgttctcccttgtcctgctgcccacactgtgcaTGGCTCTGTTCCTCACGATGAAGCTGCCTAATTAGCAGAAGTTTCAAGAGAGCAGTGCAGGCTTACCCTGCCTTGCTCCTGTGTATTGGCTgtaaaacaggctgcccaggggaagcCACCGAGTCACAGTGTTTGAAAGATGTGTAGGTGGTGGTGctaagggatgtggtttaatgctGGCTTcacgatgatcttaaaggtctctttcaactgggatgcttttgtgattctgtgaacgtGCCCTGAGAGCCAGAGCTGAAAAAGGCTGCTTGTGATTGTCAGTTCATGGCTGTCGAGGTGTGTGAGGCTGTCAGTTGGTAGGACAGATTGGGGATTATGCTTAACGGAGTGTGCCAGGGTGGGTTTCTTACCTGTACCTGCTGTAACCTGGCACAGCCATTTTCCGTGAGGAGAGCAGCAATCAGTGAGCTCCTCAtcggggggggttgtttgtgaatctctcttctctctccaggTAAAAGCAGGGGTGATGTGCAGGGGCAGCAAAAGCCAGTGTGCTCCACAGCCCAAGCCAGGCGACTGCAAAGAGAAAGCGCCTTCTAAGGGCAAAGCAGGAGAGCATTTCGCTCGGGTAGGAGCAGGACATAGGCACATGCGGATGGCGATGCTCGCCCCAGcgctgctgctcaggctgagTGTGGCAGCGCCTCCAGCTCCCCGCAGCCCCGCGGCCGCTCCGCCCGCCCCACAGCGCCGCCTGCCAGCCGCTGCCcgaacagcagcctgcctgcctgcctgcctgcctcccgcTGCCCGCAAGCTGCGAGCTTTTACTGGAGGCGGCTTAAAACTTCAcggcctctgctctcctctcactCGTTTGAACAAGAAGTGAGTGCACCCATGTGAAGGTGAGAAAGCTCGAACTTGATGTATTTTTTTCACTCCTCACGCCTGAGGTTTTTAAGCTTTTGGAGTAGAggatctgtaaggtccctttcaacctaagccGTTCCGTGATTAAAAACAACTCAAACTCCACTCCTGGGGGGAATTCTGCCATAAAACAAGACCGGCAGGAGGAGGGGCAAGCTCATGGTGCAGCCTCAGTAGGTGAAGTGGTGCTCTCGTCGGATGCATGCTGCTGGAAACTTGTATTTTAGCAGCGCTGTGAGCTTTTACCTTTCTGCAGGGGTAGCTGCATTTGAACAGGATTCTGGCTGGAGTTGGAGAAATCTGTCAAAATAAGCATCTCTTGTCTTTGGCTGGGATCAAGAATTTCTGCACATGCAGAGTGTCTCTCTCTCATACTGACAGGGTCCATCCTCATCTGCAGTTATCAGTCTTCCATTTCATGCAGTGGTTTCTCTGAGTGCTCCCCATTTGCTGCAGTATTTATTAGCTGAAGTAGCAGCCAGGCAAAAATGCAGGTTTGGGTCTGTCTCACAAATTGAAAACAGAGAAGTGCTTCCTGCATGTCCCTCTTCACGTGATTTCATTAGCTCTTATCCTTTATCAGGCACAGCAGATGTTTGAAGGCAAATCTAACACAAAAGCACATAACTCACACAAAATAATTTTTATTGTCTCTGGAAGGCAAACTATTAAGTAATGAAAGGGAATACAAGCAGATGCCACTTTGTTCTGTTTGCCTGGCCTGTGGCCTCTCAAATAGCTTCTGCTGGGATCCTATCACAAAGGCAGCATCAGCACTTCTGTTATAACTTACTTTTTGGGGGTTGATTTAGCATTATTTGATGTGGACTACTAAGGCAGCCTGTTGGCTCCACACTGGAACAATACTTTCTGCTGCAtacagaatgggctgcccggggaggtggtggagtcgccgtccctagggctgttcaaggcaaggctggacgtggcacttggtgccatggtctagccttgagctctgcggtaaagggttggacttgatgatctgtgaggtctcttccaaccctgatgatactgtgatactgtgatacttttcaGCTGGAGGTAGTGGCAGCATttgcatccagcctggtttgTGCTCTGTtcctttggtttgggtttgtaccagaacaagaggacacagcctcaagctacaccaggggaaatttaggcttgaggtgaggagaaatttcttcactgagagagtcattggctactggaatgggctgcccggggaggtggtggagtcaccgtccctggagctgttcaaggcaggactggacgtggcacttggtgccatggtctggccttgagctctgtggtaaagggttggacttgatctctgaggtctcttccaaccttggtgatactgtgataccaatGCTGCTGGTGAGGGTTGTTTTGAAGGCTTCTGCAAGGAGAAAGCTCCCTTTGGCGAGGCTGACTCTCCAAAAAAGCACTTGGGAAATAGACTTTAAACAATCAAAGTAGGAGAGTTTGACTGTGCCAGGACATTCTATGCTAATAAACTTTCAATGTTACTCATTATCTTTATCTTGccacaaataaaataaatgctTTGCCTCTTCCAGGGGTTTATGGAAAACTGTCATAATGATGAGTTGTTTGATAaaagttataaacatttattcaaGTGAGTCTCACTGTAACTTTTAGGTACTTTCTTCTACTTGCCTTTTATTTAGGGGCTTTGACTGTGTGCCATTCTAAATCCTGTTACAGTTTAAAAACCTTTCCCTGCGGTCTCCAGCCCTCATTTGCATCCATTTAGTTTTTCTGGGTATTTTGCAGGAGGGGAGCTTTGTCAGGAGCACCTCTTTGAtacacccagtccagcctcaaCGTTTATTAACAGCATCTCCTGGAGGAAAAGAGTCTGTGCAAGAAATACTGTTTGTTCTCACTGGCAGGTACTCTTTCGCTTCAAACCACGATGAGGCACAGGAACCGATGAACATGCACTGGaaaggctgcagcccagctcagcacGACTGAACTGGGAAGACCTGATCAGCCACTGAAGGGTGAAGAGTAGAGTGACTCCCATCTGGCTCTCCTGCTTGCAAGTGTGATGCCTCCATTGCCATCCAATGAGTTCCTGTGTGCAATGATAATAAAATCCCTTCCCAAATTACAGGTATCTCTGCAAGGACTTGCAGTGTCAAGCCTCACCAGACCCATGCCACATGTGTGTGATCTTCTTAGTGACTGGATGGAGAATTCTTGACCTTTAGTAAAATGCTAATAGCAATAGAGATGTTAAAGCTCAGGCTGATACACAGACcaccttcactgcccttctgaaTGCAGAGTCATTTAGCAGAGCAGAACTGGGAGCAATGGGCTGTGTCAGTTATATGTCCTTCTATACAGCATCCATCAGTTCCGCTTCTTTATATCAAGGTGTTTAATACATGCAAAGAAATGGTGTTAAGAtaaggccagcctgatctaggatagggtgtccctggccatggcaggggggttggaactagatgatccttgtggtcccttccaaccctgactgattctatgattctataatgcacAGCAACATAAAAGGAACAGAAGCAGAGAGACTCCTGGGGCCGATGCATGCACGTTCCTGTGTGGCATGTTTACTGCATGCTTTCTTGTGTGGAAGGGATCCTTAGGAAGGTCTATGCCCAACACCTAGGAGAGTAAATTTCCTAAACCAGAGAAAATACTTGTGAATTCTAGGGATGCACTGCCTCCCTCCACTACTAGAAGACTTCTCTAGCCCATAAAACAGATAATCATGAAGATAGATGTGCATGTGATCACTGCCATCTTCTCCACTCTTACTATATTAACCATAaagcttttttcctctcccatcttctttctttctttctaggcAGATGCTAAATTGAACCTTCATTATGGCCAGCTAATGACTGACATTTGTTTTATGGCTGACTGCTGGGAAAGCAtggctggagaaggagctgaACTGCACACAAAGTGGTGTTTGtgaacagctcctgctctgtcaaGCTGGAtgagcccaggctgggcagagcacagcagtaaGGAACGTGTCCTTTCAATGCCAGCTGATGTGATGTAGTGCTTGTACAACAGAGGTAAGGCTACGGATGACACAGCCTCAGTTTCAGGTGCTGCCATATAGCAAAGTCTCTGTACGTGTCTGATCCATGGCTTTCAGTCTGACCCTCTGATTTTGCTGAAGTCACCACAGCTTTGAACGTTGCTTGGAAAAATAAGTACCACTTCAGGGCTAcaaaagggggagaggggaaacttTGACCTGCACTTAAAGCAGCATTAGAACCAGGCAGGATGCTGACCCCCCTGGTAAGATAGACTTGGGAGACAGGGTGAGGAAGCTGAAACAAATAGCTGAAAGAAATGGCACACCTGTAGCACTGAATGGGTGAATCGAAGATGGGGAAGGATTAAGATGTTCTGTTTTCCTCCTAGGCTAGGGTTTAGCTCATGAGAGATTTAATTGAGTGATCTTCCTCCGTGACTTGTCACCATTACCAGCATCATGAGCAAGCCGAGGTTGCTGCTAACGGCGAGCGTCTCCCCTCTTCCCGGATGAGAAGGGAGATAGGAAACCAGGGCGTGAGGAGatccagaggcagcagcagccctcttctgctgggcagctcacaGGCTGAAGGCGTGACACAGGAAGGCTGAGACTTCAGCAGGTGTTCCAAGCGATGGAGATGTGGGAATCCCTCATCCAAACGCTGGTACtagcacagaagcagcacagatggAGCTCACTCCTCGGGCAGGATTTTCATGCTGCAGATGTTATTTCAGAGGTAAGTTTTAGGCCTAATGAATGTCAAAAATGCTTTAGGGATTATCAcaccaattttttttctttcccccctttccccaccCCAGGGTAAGTAGAACTGTGTGACAAAACTGTGTGTATCACCCTTTAGCCGCCCTGCCTTAGGTATGCTTTCATTACTTATTGTTAACTGAAGGAGGGACTGAGCATGAAGCTCAGTTGCTGTCAACTCTTCATTTTGTACAGGAGGTGAAACTTCTTTGCATCTTTCCCAGAGCACTTCAAGTTTCCTGCTGTTATTTGGATGCCTGAATTGTTGCTGGGTGCTCTCTCATCGTGACTTTTATGTTCGTTCCCCTGGGTGACATTAATATTTAATGAATTTTAGACCATCACAAAGAGAAGATTCATTGCACACAGTGACATCAGTGGCCTCCTGTGGTCGTTGTCACCTGAGAAATTGCTAAGGTTTATTACTGTtaatttttgttcatttttctaCAGCTGTTGCTCTGGAAGGGTTGTGGCTATGCTGGAATTAGAAAAGGGAAAGGTAGCTGCTGGTTGCAgatagaagaggaagaaaaaaggcaatttGCCAAAAGATTGAGTACAGCTTttccaaaataaacaaaacatttGGACATGTGAAACCCtcttctggagcagggcatggtAATATGCACCTCCACAGGGTCATCTGTGTTTAAAGTGCAGGGAACTGTCAAGCCATTTCCCAGGAGAAATATGGCCAGGTTACACATTATGCTTATATACTGAGTTTGTTGTGTGCCTGGAGCAAATTGTGTGTCCCACTTGTATTTTTAGGGAGTGTAAACCCCCTGTAAGGGATTTAAGTAGAGCAGATTTGGCTGTGCAGCTTCAACCTGTAGAGACTAAGGTTGAGAGGTAAGAGAAGACTTTCTTACAGAGAGGGATTTTGCTAGTGATGCCTAAAGATGTGCTGGTATCACTTTTCCATAGTCCCTATCATTGGTGGAACTTCAACTATTTTAGGACTTCCTACCTGAAAGATGGGTGACAAACTGTGTTGGAAATGAAGTGTACATCTCTTACAGGtgagaagagaggcagaggcTCTTTTGAGGTCTTGGCTTCTGGGTTTTATTCTTAAAATGGACATGTGTATTTAATTGTCTTGCATCTCACTGGGAAGTGAAACGTATTTCCAACAGTCCTGTAGGTACCAGCTTGCCAAGTATCTGATGAGTTTCTACTGtaagcttttctttttgcaaCAGCAACTTGCATCTGTCcctaaagaaggaaaaagaagcacATGAGTGGATCTGAAAACGTTTTTCAGCCAGCCATCAAACGAGGGTATTTCAGAGAGCATTCCTCTCCCTAAATGAAACATCGCAGTTGGAAGGAGAACAGCAGGCATAGGAAGATCTTCGTGCGTGCCTTTGTACAACAGGTACGGGAAGCTCCGTCGCGgaaaaccctcctgccacacgCCACAAGTGCGCCTGTCCTGACCTCGCGTGTGCTTGTGCGTGCGAAGGCTTGAGCTCGGTGGTGCCTATAGCTAAATGCTGCCCAGgtgtgtgcccaggagagcaaAGCGTGTGGCGGCGAAGGGAAGGTGTTAGGGAGGAGCTGCGAAGGCAGCAGCCCGCCGGGAAAGCGTCTGACCGAGAGACTCCCACGGCAGGTCAGGCTCGGGAAGCTGCCCCGGGAGCTGTCGCCCAGCCGCTCCCCAGCCCCTCAGAGAGGCGGCGAGAGCTCCAACTCCGCTGAGTCCCGGGTCGGCAGCCCCGGTGGGGAGAGGCAGCCTCGGGGCCCGGAGGGCAGAGCCGGAGAAAAGCCTCTTGGCGGGGCAGCGGCCCCGGGAAGCGGCCGGCTCCGGCTGCGGGAGTTTGTGCTGCGGCTGCTGCGAGAGAGAGGGCAGCAGCGGGCACGGCGGGGAGGCGGCTGAGGCTCTCGGCCGCCCGGGCAGCAGCCGCGGAGCGCAGCCCGGCAGCGGCGCTTCCCGCGGGCGGGCTCCCTGTGtcccctctgctccttcccGCCGCTCCTTCCCTTCGCTCTTCCCGCTGGCTGCCGGCCGGGGGAAGCGCGGCGAGCCGGCGCTCACACAGGCCGGGCCGGGGAGCCGGGACCAGCCCGCCGGAGGCAGCCGCCGCTGTCTGCCCAGGTACCGGGGCTGGCGCCGCGCCGGACTTCTCCCGGGTTTCACACTCTTCCCCTTCATCTCTTttaccttttcccttccttcttcttctttgctGCCGTCCTCCTcggctctctctctttcctcccgcCCCACCCGCCGAGCGGCCGCGGGCGCAGCCCCCCGACGCCGGGGCCAGCCCGGGCGGTgcgcggcggggccgggaggGAGTGGCCGGGCATCTCCCAGCAGAGAAGCGGGGTCTGGAGCTGGCAGCGTCTGTGCGCCGAAGGGGAGGGAGGCATGGGGGCCGGGGGGTGCCGGAGGAGGGACTATAGGGAGAGGAAGGTATAAGAAGAGATGCGGACAGGGGAGGGGGGCGATGGAAAGAGGGGGTGCGGGGCCGAGGGGCAGGCGCTGACAGCTGCTTTCCCCGCACCCACAGTCCCCTCCCCCGGTGCCGCCGTGGGGTGGGACTCCCCGGCGGGGCACTGTCTCCCGTCCTCCTCCCCGCGCCCGGCTCCTAGGGTGGGTTTTGGGGCGGTCGTGAAGGGGGCGGCAGGACTCCCCTACCCGACGGCGCGTTCCGGACGCAGCCCCGCGGCCGGCGGCACCCCCGGGACCATGCCCCGGCTGGGCGAGGGCTGCCCGGCGGCGGCCCCGCGCCTCGTCTCTGCTGCCGCTGCCGTCCTCCTGGGTTCCCTCTGCCTCCCGGGGGTTCTGGCCTCCTCCCTGCTCACAGGTAAGGGGGCGCGGAGGGGCCGCGGGCGCGCAGGATGCGCGGTGCCCACCTGCCGCCGGGAGCCGCCGTCGGGTCGGGGGCTGCCAGGCATTGCGAGAGGAGGGCGCGGATGGCTAGAGGTGTGTGTAAGCACCTGCTTGGGGCAGGTGAAGGCAGGAGccatcctcctctcctcccctcccgcgctcccccctccttctctctcctgtttttaaaatcttttgattttcctccctctcctcctccttccccccacaCTTCCTTACGAGGTTTGCATTTTCCTGCTATCTGGGGCACGGAGGGAAAGGCTGAATCAATCTCTAGTGGAAACGAGGAGCCATTAGCTTATGAGAAGTGATTCCAGCATGACACAATACCAGCTAATCAGCGTGAGGGCCATAAAGGGAGTTCTAATTTGATTCCGTTTGACAGTCAGCCTGCTAATTGTGACTCATCTGCCAGTTGGATGCTGTGCACTGGAAGGATGCTTGGTTGAGGGCTCGGGCTGCACTCCTGGTCCAAGTCGTGGGAGCGTGAGgggcagcactctgctgctcGCAGTGAGCTGCGGATCCCTCCTTGCAGAAGTGCCCTGCTTTTGCACGGCGTGCTCGTTATTCCCCACACGTCATCTGAGAAGAGAGAAGGCCTCCTTCTCTGCTATAACTGGGGCACAAAGCAGCTCTAGGTTCGTGCAGTAATAAAAGCCTTGTCTAGTTCCCAGCTCCCTTTGGAGTCTTACATCCTTGCTTGGTTAAAATCTGAGGCAAGCTTTCAAACTGGAGGCTGGGAACGGTGGCAGGGGTGAAACGTGAGCACAAGGGCAGCTTCCGAaggcagctgggggagctgaaATATGTGTTTTACAATTGCTGTTTCTCTTGCAGGGTCCGTTGCAAAGTGTGACAACGAAGGGGAGATTCTGCAGATACCATTTATCACAGACAACCCGTGCATCGTGTGCGTTTGCCTGGTGAGTTTGGATTTCACACTGTAGGAACATGCAGGCCTGCGctaagaggctgcccagggaggggaaggTTCCACACAGTCACATCTCGGGTGTCTCTGTCGCCTCTCTGACCACACGAGGTTATCTCAGAGCTGAGCTAATGGAGAGGATTGCAATCCATGACCTGGCTGTGTTTTCTTTGTCTTTAAAAGTCTCGGGCACAAAGTTGTACAGGACTTTAGTATGGTGTTGTGGGGCTGCATTTCCCATGTGAATTGGGAGGGAGAGCTGTTACCCCAAAGCACAGTGAGGAGAGTGAAAGGGAAGGGttggaaatgctgctgctttgagCTCCCACGTGCTTGGTGTCACACACCAGTGGCTGAGGAGCTGCCCAAGGGAGCAAGGTGAAGGCTGCGATGTGACTGTATAGGCTGTGCTAAGAGGACAGCGAAAGCACAAGTGGTGCTTTCATCAGGCTGCTTTgttccaggggtgaggctgcctgctgtgctgggagttCAGTGGTTAATAGTGTCACCAGCTGATGCACGTTTGGGGCAGAAGCACTCTCTGTCTTGGGAGCTCTGCTTCAGTGTTAAGCATTCatactgttcagtctggagaggagaaggctctgaggagaccttactgtggtctttcagtatctgaaggaggctacaagaaagctggagagaggctttagggtgtcaggtagtgacaagactggggagaatggagcaaaactaggagtgggtaggtttggattggatgtgaggaagaagttcttcagcatgagggtggtgagacactgaaacaggttgcccagggaggtggtagaacctccttccctggaagtttttaaggccagactggatgggactgtaagcaacctgacctagtgtgaggtgttcctgcccatggcagctagggttggagctggatgatctttggcatctcttccaccctgattaattctgtgattctgtaacttttGGGAGCTGTTTAGCTGAGTGAAGCCAAAGCTTAGGAGATGCTGAAACCCAGTTGTTCTAAATAAAGCTTCTTCCAAAGCAGTTGTTCTAAATAAAACTTTGTACAATACATTTAAAAGAAAGCCATAAACCCTAATTTGCTGTTGAATGCAAAGAAAAGTACAGCTCAGAAAGCACAACCTTGGAAGTTGTAGGGTAGCTGAATGTAtggaatgtgctctgcttcaggACTCAAAAAATCAAGAcaccctctccccagcttctgtTATTGCTATCAATATTATTAGCTTTAGCCAGCATTGTTGTAAACCCATGAAACAATTAAAGGCTTGTGTCAAATTGCCTTTCAGGAGGCAATACTGGGAACTGTAGGGCCCTTATCTCAGGCCCCACTGAGGTTGATGTCTACCACTGCTCTGAGTTCACCAGACTTTAAGGGAGGCACAACGAGAACTTCTTAGCTAATAACACTAAAGTATAAGTTATTGATTCTTCCAAGcagaggggggtggggaaaagaGGAGTGTGGGATGTGGTGAGTGGAGAAATCAAAGAGAaaactgcaagaaaaaaaaaagagatgaagcTGTGTTTTATCATGGATCACCTTCCCAAATGTCTGCCACCACTCTGGCTAATGGAAGCTGGTGTTAACCAGCGAGGAAGCAATTTATCTGTGCAGGAGCACAAGTTCAGGCTTGGGCATCAGGGCAGTAATGCAGCAGGGTGAAATACTCGTGTTTATAGATCTCTCCAGACTTTGGCTTTGTTGAATCAATGAGCATCCTTTTAGTGCATGAACATGAAGAACTGCGAAATACCACGGGACGTAGGGACTCGGAATCGCTGCGGTTCCCAGGGTTTGCTTTAATGAAATGGCAGCTGAGGGCATTTGGCTGCCTTCTGTGCTTGGAGGATGCTATGTTGTAAGAGTGCAGAGCTTCAGGGAGTTACTGCAGTTACCTGTGCTGGATAGGCTCTCTTGTACTCCTGCCAAAGCACAAATGTGGTTTCTGTTTCTTGAGTTGGAATCTGGGAGACCTggtagaggagaaggaaagcaggCTGGAGATACTGACTGTAACGCTGTgcagcatccaaagcagtgactGATTGGACTGAAATCTCTGGTCAGGCCTCTTCCCACGAGGGGAAAGATAAGTTCTAAGAGGTCTGGGGAGAGCAGAATCAAAAGAAACACTGTGATGacttgcagccaggagggaaGAGTGAAGCAAGTTTCCTTCCCTCCACCTAGAAATATTGATTGTTTAATAGCAATTCAGTGAGGAACTTTCTCTGGAAGACTGATCATACTCTTCAAGGGCAAGCCTGATGGATATTCATATCATAGGAACAGAGCAAATAAAAAGCTTAATCAGCTGTTCCAGGAAGGGAAGCAATTGCTTCTGTCCAGGAGAGGACAGAAAATTCAACAGAGAGCACTTCTGTTAAAAACAGGAATGAAGTGAGTAGCTGAAGTACTGGGCTGGATTATGGCAGGTCTCCCCTAGCAGGGATACATTTCCATGACTGCAGACTGCCATAAATAACTGCACAGGTTATGGAAAGCTGAACAGCTctgggagaaaaaggaaaggatatCTGAATACTTCCCTTCCAGAGCTTTCCTCATCTCACGCATGAGAGAAGAATGAACTGAAATGCAGGACCTGAATTATCAGGTGTTTGACAGGCCTGACTTTGCAGGTTGTGTCCTGTAGAGCGTGGGAACGCATCTGAGGAAGGGCAAGAGGGACTCAGCATAAACTCAGCTTTCTCCTAAGAAGCTCTGTCGGCTGGGAGGGCAAAGCAAGAGGTAGGACTCTGAGTAAACGTGGTAAAACCTGGGAACCCATAGGTTGTGAGTAAGCTGCAATAAAGCAACAAAGACTGAAAAAGTGATAGGATTCTTTGTGCTCCGTGGAGAGGTCTTGATAAGGAGACCAAACCTAGAAGTTGTCTTTTCTCATTGAttagcagaggc
This genomic window from Pogoniulus pusillus isolate bPogPus1 chromosome 32, bPogPus1.pri, whole genome shotgun sequence contains:
- the LOC135189469 gene encoding uncharacterized protein LOC135189469 isoform X2, which encodes MQQAKRKDSKAALSSPQMQLESFNLTPLRRDQEQGLSSSGCCLLAAGKQAWKDTSVKLEAWGLSLGAQKVKAGVMCRGSKSQCAPQPKPGDCKEKAPSKGKAGEHFARVGAGHRHMRMAMLAPALLLRLSVAAPPAPRSPAAAPPAPQRRLPAAARTAACLPACLPPAARKLRAFTGGGLKLHGLCSPLTRLNKK
- the LOC135189469 gene encoding uncharacterized protein LOC135189469 isoform X1, with translation MASFPPQTVQLIQRKEVIETQSVMQQAKRKDSKAALSSPQMQLESFNLTPLRRDQEQGLSSSGCCLLAAGKQAWKDTSVKLEAWGLSLGAQKVKAGVMCRGSKSQCAPQPKPGDCKEKAPSKGKAGEHFARVGAGHRHMRMAMLAPALLLRLSVAAPPAPRSPAAAPPAPQRRLPAAARTAACLPACLPPAARKLRAFTGGGLKLHGLCSPLTRLNKK